Proteins from one Embleya scabrispora genomic window:
- a CDS encoding cytochrome b gives MSSEQPKGGADKSTPIPDNAAVRAADALDSRLGIYGAAKKNLRKVFPDHWSFMLGEVALYSFIVLLLTGVFLTLFFKPSMQEVVYDGSYVPLQGIHMSQAYASTLDISFDIRGGLAMRQIHHWAALIFVSSLFVHMFRIFFTGAFRKPREINWLFGFLLLVLAMVNGFTGYSLPDDLLSGTGLRIAEGVVLAIPLVGTYVQFFLFGGEFPGEDIVPRLFTIHVLLIPAIMVGLVTVHLILVFYQKHTQFPGPGKTEKNVVGLPLLPVYAAKAGGFFFIVFGITAALGGLVQINPIWSYGPYNPGQITAGSQPDWYIGFLEGSLRLMPNWEWNIWGHTFSFNVLIPSLILPGVLFTFMAMYPWIEGWITGDKREHHLLDRPRNMPVRTGLGVAWITCYGVLWVCGGNDIIATHFHMSINAITWIGRVAFFVAPVLAYLATVRICKGLQRRDRDKVLHGRETGVIKKLPHGEFIEIHEPLEPGMRHTLTAHEQPKPYELDAAEDENGVARKVKRSDKLRSRMSHWYFAEPIEKPTAEEYKELTSGHGHH, from the coding sequence ATGTCGAGCGAACAACCCAAGGGCGGGGCCGACAAGAGCACCCCGATCCCGGACAACGCGGCCGTTCGCGCGGCCGACGCGCTGGACAGCCGGCTGGGCATCTACGGCGCGGCGAAGAAGAACCTGCGCAAGGTCTTTCCGGACCACTGGTCCTTCATGCTCGGTGAAGTGGCGCTGTACAGCTTCATCGTGCTGCTGCTGACCGGCGTGTTCCTCACGCTGTTCTTCAAGCCGAGCATGCAGGAGGTCGTCTACGACGGCTCCTACGTACCGCTGCAGGGCATCCACATGTCGCAGGCGTACGCCTCGACGCTGGACATCAGCTTCGACATCCGCGGTGGTCTGGCGATGCGTCAGATCCACCACTGGGCGGCGCTGATCTTCGTGTCGTCGCTGTTCGTGCACATGTTCCGGATCTTCTTCACCGGGGCGTTCCGCAAGCCGCGCGAAATAAACTGGCTGTTCGGCTTCCTGCTGCTCGTGCTGGCCATGGTCAACGGCTTCACCGGCTACTCGCTGCCCGACGACCTGCTCTCCGGTACCGGTCTGCGCATCGCCGAGGGCGTCGTCCTGGCGATCCCGCTGGTCGGCACCTACGTGCAGTTCTTCCTGTTCGGTGGGGAGTTCCCGGGCGAGGACATCGTCCCGCGCCTGTTCACCATCCACGTGCTGCTGATCCCGGCGATCATGGTCGGTCTGGTGACCGTCCACCTGATCCTGGTCTTCTACCAGAAGCACACCCAGTTCCCCGGTCCGGGCAAGACCGAGAAGAACGTCGTGGGCCTGCCGCTGCTGCCGGTCTACGCGGCCAAGGCCGGTGGCTTCTTCTTCATCGTGTTCGGTATCACCGCCGCGCTCGGCGGCCTGGTGCAGATCAACCCGATCTGGTCCTACGGTCCATACAACCCCGGACAGATCACGGCGGGCTCCCAACCCGACTGGTACATCGGATTCCTCGAGGGATCCCTGCGCCTGATGCCGAACTGGGAGTGGAACATCTGGGGCCACACGTTCAGCTTCAACGTGCTGATCCCGTCCCTGATCCTGCCCGGTGTGCTGTTCACGTTCATGGCGATGTACCCGTGGATCGAAGGCTGGATCACCGGCGACAAGCGTGAGCACCACCTCCTGGACCGCCCGCGCAACATGCCGGTGCGCACCGGCCTGGGTGTCGCCTGGATCACCTGCTACGGCGTGTTGTGGGTCTGCGGTGGCAACGACATCATCGCGACGCACTTCCACATGTCGATCAACGCGATCACCTGGATCGGCCGCGTCGCGTTCTTCGTCGCCCCGGTGCTGGCCTACCTGGCCACGGTGCGGATCTGCAAGGGTCTGCAGCGCCGGGACCGGGACAAGGTCCTGCACGGTCGCGAGACCGGTGTGATCAAGAAGCTCCCGCACGGCGAGTTCATCGAGATCCACGAACCGCTGGAGCCGGGGATGCGGCACACGCTCACCGCGCACGAGCAGCCGAAGCCGTACGAGTTGGACGCGGCCGAGGACGAGAACGGCGTGGCCCGCAAGGTCAAGCGTTCGGACAAGCTGCGGTCGCGGATGTCGCACTGGTACTTCGCCGAGCCGATCGAGAAGCCGACGGCGGAGGAGTACAAGGAGCTGACCAGCGGACACGGTCACCACTGA
- a CDS encoding ubiquinol-cytochrome c reductase iron-sulfur subunit: protein MSSQDKSEVPEEHLPEVPASAHVPAESDPFADPGLPAHEPRRTDIDEKAANRAERQVAFLFVISMLATIGFIWSYVGIDKDRIIDIFFFGKIGAQNAALGGTLGIALFCIGAGAIHWARTLMTDEEIVQERHEFTSDPETREYAIREFTQGASDSVIGRRPLIRRTMIGAMALVPLSGVVLLRDLGPMPGTKLRHTEWKPGKELINEATGLPIKPDDIVKGSLTMALPEGLVEKYGPAGQKEELSHGWLEKAGMSAILLVRLEPKDVKSKKELAWGHEGIVAYSKICTHVGCPIGLYEQQTHHLLCPCHQSTFDLADDGKVVFGPAARSLPQLKIHVNEAGNLAASQDFAEPVGASFWERG, encoded by the coding sequence ATGAGTAGCCAGGACAAATCCGAAGTGCCCGAAGAGCACCTGCCCGAGGTTCCCGCCTCGGCACATGTTCCGGCGGAAAGCGACCCGTTCGCCGACCCCGGCCTGCCGGCCCACGAGCCGCGCCGTACCGACATCGACGAGAAGGCGGCCAATCGCGCCGAGCGTCAGGTCGCGTTCCTCTTCGTGATCTCGATGCTGGCCACGATCGGCTTCATCTGGTCGTACGTCGGCATCGACAAAGACCGCATCATCGACATCTTCTTCTTCGGGAAGATCGGTGCCCAGAACGCCGCCCTCGGCGGCACCCTCGGCATCGCGCTGTTCTGCATCGGCGCCGGCGCGATCCACTGGGCGCGCACGCTGATGACGGACGAGGAGATCGTCCAGGAGCGCCACGAGTTCACCTCGGACCCGGAGACCCGCGAGTACGCGATCCGCGAGTTCACCCAGGGCGCCTCCGACTCGGTGATCGGCCGTCGGCCGCTGATCCGGCGCACGATGATCGGCGCGATGGCCCTGGTGCCGCTGTCCGGCGTCGTGCTGCTGCGCGACCTCGGCCCGATGCCCGGCACCAAGCTCCGGCACACCGAGTGGAAGCCGGGCAAGGAGCTGATCAACGAGGCGACCGGCCTGCCGATCAAGCCGGACGACATCGTCAAGGGCTCGCTCACCATGGCGCTGCCCGAGGGTCTGGTCGAGAAGTACGGCCCGGCCGGTCAGAAGGAGGAGCTCTCGCACGGCTGGCTGGAGAAGGCGGGCATGTCCGCGATCCTGCTGGTCCGGCTGGAGCCGAAGGACGTCAAGTCCAAGAAGGAACTGGCGTGGGGCCACGAGGGCATCGTGGCGTACTCGAAGATCTGCACCCACGTGGGTTGCCCGATCGGCCTGTACGAGCAGCAGACGCACCACCTGCTGTGCCCGTGCCACCAGTCCACCTTCGACCTGGCGGACGACGGCAAGGTCGTATTCGGCCCGGCCGCTCGCTCGCTGCCGCAGTTGAAGATCCATGTGAACGAGGCGGGTAACCTCGCCGCGTCGCAGGACTTCGCGGAACCGGTCGGCGCGAGCTTCTGGGAGCGTGGCTGA
- a CDS encoding c-type cytochrome — MKKLSARRRHPLAAIVVLIFALAATGGLYAAFAPAKKAEADDSASIAVEAGKKLYLSGCSTCHGLDAQGSSDGPPLVGVGAAAVDFQVSTGRMPLQQPGAQAPRKPEVYTPAQIEQLSAYVASLGVGPKIPTANMYAPDGDIVNGAELFRTNCSQCHNFSGEGGALTQGKFAPPLKNVDPKHIYEAMLTGPQNMPSFPDSTMPEQQKKDIVTYVRETTHKEPNPGGLGLGRLGPVSEGLFGWIIALGLLIGCAIWIAARTPKARTK; from the coding sequence AAAAAGCTCTCCGCGCGGCGACGCCACCCCTTGGCGGCGATCGTCGTACTCATTTTTGCGCTCGCGGCCACGGGGGGGCTGTACGCCGCGTTCGCGCCCGCCAAGAAGGCGGAGGCCGACGACTCTGCCTCCATCGCGGTCGAAGCGGGCAAGAAGCTCTACCTGAGCGGATGTTCGACCTGCCACGGGCTCGACGCCCAGGGCTCCTCGGACGGTCCCCCTCTGGTCGGCGTCGGCGCGGCCGCCGTCGACTTCCAGGTGTCGACCGGCCGGATGCCCCTCCAGCAGCCCGGCGCCCAGGCGCCGCGCAAGCCCGAGGTCTACACCCCGGCGCAGATCGAGCAGCTCTCCGCGTACGTGGCCTCCCTCGGCGTCGGCCCCAAGATCCCGACGGCGAACATGTACGCCCCCGACGGCGACATCGTCAACGGCGCCGAGCTGTTCCGCACGAACTGCTCGCAGTGCCACAACTTCTCCGGTGAGGGCGGCGCCCTGACCCAGGGCAAGTTCGCACCGCCGCTGAAGAACGTGGACCCGAAGCACATCTACGAGGCCATGCTCACCGGCCCGCAGAACATGCCTTCGTTCCCGGACAGCACGATGCCCGAGCAGCAGAAGAAGGACATCGTCACCTACGTGCGTGAGACGACGCACAAGGAGCCGAACCCCGGCGGTCTCGGTCTCGGCCGCCTCGGCCCGGTCTCCGAGGGCCTCTTCGGCTGGATCATCGCGCTCGGCCTGCTGATCGGCTGTGCGATCTGGATTGCCGCCCGGACCCCCAAGGCCAGGACCAAATGA